In a single window of the Acidobacteriaceae bacterium genome:
- a CDS encoding response regulator, which yields MKKPAVLIIDDDPSHLRIYGWIMQSAGFESCPALVSLDTLDLPETQIDLVLLDYHLNARGTATEIALQLRERYPNAPIFVLSDALMMPDDIAPFVDGFIRKGDPARLVETVSQRLNGAANGSQ from the coding sequence ATGAAGAAACCAGCCGTCCTGATCATTGATGATGATCCGTCGCACCTGCGCATCTACGGGTGGATTATGCAGTCCGCAGGCTTCGAGTCATGCCCCGCTCTCGTGAGCCTGGATACGCTCGATCTGCCTGAAACGCAAATCGATCTCGTTCTTCTCGACTACCATCTCAACGCCAGAGGGACGGCAACCGAAATCGCTCTGCAACTGCGCGAGAGGTATCCGAACGCCCCGATTTTCGTCCTCTCGGACGCTCTTATGATGCCGGACGATATTGCCCCCTTTGTCGACGGCTTCATCCGCAAGGGTGATCCTGCGCGGCTCGTCGAGACCGTGTCACAAAGGCTAAATGGCGCTGCTAATGGATCGCAGTAG
- a CDS encoding YfiR family protein — translation MRTTRSHLVRRIRPLSAVLLLCSTILASARDTFAAAGQPSQSDVEAVYLFDFGKFVRWPAGADQGPLRICIAGTDAFAAALRKTVSNETIGSRPLDVRLLMHPGDEAGCAILFIEATEHAHLDELLQAVATRPTLTVSDTPDFLSHGGMIQFQLVEKRVRFSINLNAVNRAHLGMSSELLKVALSVKGKMPEGGAE, via the coding sequence ATGCGCACCACGCGATCTCATCTCGTTCGTCGCATCCGTCCGCTCTCCGCGGTTCTGCTTCTTTGCTCAACGATTCTCGCGTCCGCGCGGGACACCTTCGCTGCCGCTGGCCAGCCCTCGCAGTCAGATGTCGAAGCGGTTTACCTGTTCGACTTTGGCAAATTTGTCCGCTGGCCCGCTGGCGCTGATCAGGGCCCTCTCCGGATCTGTATCGCGGGCACTGACGCCTTTGCCGCCGCGCTCCGCAAGACTGTATCCAACGAGACCATCGGTAGCCGTCCACTCGACGTTCGTCTCCTGATGCACCCTGGCGATGAGGCGGGCTGCGCCATCCTCTTCATTGAAGCCACGGAGCACGCCCACCTCGACGAACTCCTCCAGGCGGTCGCCACCAGACCCACTCTCACCGTCAGCGACACGCCGGACTTCCTCAGCCACGGCGGCATGATCCAGTTTCAGCTCGTCGAAAAGCGTGTGCGATTTTCCATCAACCTGAATGCGGTCAACCGTGCGCATCTCGGCATGAGCTCCGAGCTGCTCAAGGTGGCGCTCAGCGTCAAAGGAAAGATGCCGGAAGGAGGCGCAGAGTGA
- a CDS encoding ATP-binding protein — MKPQHRAPSISGRITRMNLLVSGSVLILAVLAFFSYDMLSFRQSLINNLRSEAQIIGANSVSALMFDDPASAASTLQGLNRSPDVISAVLTKQDGSVFATYGPPNETNLTARHALADNENEHHWLNGRRLLVAHRIIFEGSPQGVVYISASLTEIGQRARHYLVIAGLILVLCMLAALLISALSRRLIAQPIASLAETARSISREHDYSVRATESADSIEMSVLTHAFNDMLQQIQQSEAALRQSRDELEQRVEERTAELSAANRELEAFSYTVAHDLRGPLDSIAGIGYLLSGGPAQLDQNSREMVQRLQESTRNMAALIDDLLNFARASTTPVKRDRVDLSEMAHKIVADLQRNDPTRQVDLQIATLPPVEADAGLVRIALDNLLRNAWKYTSHHPRACIEFGAKTIDGRTVYFVRDDGAGFDPARTTELFEPFHRLHSKAQFAGTGVGLATVQRILARHGGEIWAEGAIEKGATFYFTLPPAT, encoded by the coding sequence GTGAAACCCCAGCATCGCGCCCCCAGCATCTCCGGCAGAATCACACGCATGAACCTGCTCGTCAGCGGCTCTGTGCTGATTCTCGCTGTGCTGGCGTTCTTTTCCTATGACATGCTCTCCTTCCGCCAGAGCCTCATCAACAATCTCCGCTCTGAGGCACAGATCATTGGCGCCAACAGCGTCTCTGCGCTAATGTTCGACGACCCCGCCAGCGCCGCCTCCACGCTGCAAGGCCTCAACCGCTCTCCCGACGTCATCTCCGCCGTGCTCACCAAACAGGATGGTTCTGTCTTTGCGACCTACGGCCCGCCCAACGAAACCAATCTCACCGCCCGGCACGCACTTGCTGACAACGAGAACGAGCACCACTGGCTCAACGGACGGCGTCTGCTCGTCGCTCACCGCATCATCTTCGAGGGATCGCCGCAAGGCGTCGTCTACATCTCCGCCAGCTTGACCGAGATCGGCCAGCGTGCCCGCCACTATCTGGTTATCGCCGGCCTCATCCTGGTTCTCTGCATGCTTGCCGCGTTGCTCATCAGCGCCTTATCTCGCCGGCTCATCGCTCAACCCATTGCTTCGCTTGCAGAGACCGCCCGCTCCATCTCGCGCGAGCACGACTACTCCGTGCGCGCCACGGAGTCCGCCGATAGCATTGAAATGTCCGTCCTCACGCATGCATTCAATGACATGCTGCAGCAGATTCAGCAGAGCGAAGCCGCACTCCGTCAATCGCGCGACGAACTCGAGCAGCGCGTCGAAGAGCGCACCGCCGAGCTCAGCGCTGCCAACCGCGAGCTCGAAGCCTTTTCCTACACCGTCGCGCACGACCTCCGTGGTCCGCTCGATTCCATCGCCGGCATCGGCTATCTGCTCTCCGGCGGCCCCGCGCAGCTCGATCAAAACAGCCGTGAGATGGTGCAGCGCCTGCAGGAGTCAACGCGCAACATGGCGGCGCTGATCGATGATCTCCTCAACTTCGCGCGCGCCTCTACAACGCCCGTCAAACGTGATCGCGTCGACCTCAGCGAGATGGCGCACAAGATCGTCGCCGACCTTCAGCGTAACGACCCCACGCGCCAGGTCGACCTCCAGATCGCCACTCTTCCGCCCGTCGAAGCCGATGCCGGTCTCGTCCGCATTGCGTTGGACAACCTTCTGCGCAACGCCTGGAAGTACACCTCGCACCACCCCCGCGCCTGCATCGAATTCGGTGCAAAGACTATCGATGGCCGTACTGTCTATTTCGTTCGAGACGACGGCGCCGGCTTCGACCCCGCGCGCACCACTGAACTCTTCGAACCCTTCCATCGCCTGCATAGCAAGGCCCAGTTCGCCGGCACCGGCGTCGGTCTCGCCACGGTGCAACGCATCCTCGCCCGCCACGGCGGCGAAATCTGGGCCGAAGGCGCTATCGAAAAAGGCGCAACCTTCTACTTCACTCTTCCGCCCGCAACCTGA
- a CDS encoding aldehyde dehydrogenase (NADP(+)): protein MQEMVFSIIEGAPETGDGVRFRAVDPSTGGEIEPEFVSASLDEVARAAEVASAAAPVFAAISARERAQFLRAIAEELTADGAAIIARAQQETGLPRPRLEGELARTTGQLRLFADVVEEGSWVDARIDEAMPERKPLPRPDVRSMLRPMGPVAVFGASNFPLAFSVAGGDTASALAAGNPVIVKAHPAHPGTSELAGRAVVRAIEKSKLPAGVFALLFDSGIEVGTALVKHPAVQAVAFTGSASGGQALMKLAATRPQPIPCYAEMGSTNPLFVLPGALRERGAELAKGLQTSFTLGSGQFCTKPGLVFVPQRDADEFLGTLRGGVDALGAHGMLTPSIAERYNSAITRRRSAGQAEWVAGFEGEAAGDGAARGAAVFSVPLAKFAASQELEEEIFGPTTLLVHYDQTSDLVDVAKRLHGHLTATIHGTEDDLREASELVRVLETKVGRILFNGYPTGVEVCHAMVHGGPFPATSDSRTTSVGTRAITRFARPVCYQDFPDTALPMELRRGNSLGIQRMVNGKSIRE from the coding sequence ATGCAGGAAATGGTGTTTTCGATCATCGAGGGCGCTCCGGAAACCGGCGATGGAGTCCGCTTTCGTGCAGTCGACCCCTCAACGGGAGGAGAGATCGAGCCCGAGTTCGTGTCGGCGAGTTTGGATGAAGTAGCGCGCGCGGCAGAGGTGGCGTCTGCGGCGGCGCCTGTGTTTGCTGCGATCAGCGCACGGGAGCGCGCGCAGTTTCTGCGTGCGATTGCGGAGGAGTTGACGGCGGATGGTGCGGCGATCATCGCACGCGCGCAGCAGGAGACAGGATTGCCGCGGCCGCGACTGGAGGGCGAACTCGCGCGCACCACGGGACAGCTTCGGTTGTTTGCGGATGTGGTGGAGGAGGGCTCGTGGGTGGACGCGCGGATTGATGAGGCGATGCCTGAGCGCAAACCGCTGCCGCGTCCGGATGTGCGCTCGATGCTGCGGCCGATGGGGCCAGTGGCGGTGTTTGGAGCGAGCAACTTTCCGCTGGCGTTTTCGGTTGCGGGAGGAGATACGGCCTCGGCGCTGGCGGCAGGCAATCCGGTGATCGTGAAAGCGCACCCGGCGCATCCGGGGACAAGCGAGCTTGCGGGGCGAGCGGTTGTGCGTGCGATAGAGAAGAGCAAGCTGCCGGCCGGAGTGTTTGCGCTGCTGTTCGATAGCGGCATTGAAGTTGGTACGGCGCTGGTGAAACATCCTGCGGTGCAGGCGGTGGCGTTTACGGGCTCGGCGAGCGGCGGACAGGCGCTGATGAAACTTGCTGCGACGAGGCCGCAACCGATTCCCTGCTATGCAGAGATGGGCAGCACGAATCCGCTGTTTGTGCTGCCGGGCGCGCTGCGGGAGCGCGGAGCAGAGCTGGCGAAGGGGTTGCAGACGTCGTTCACGCTGGGCTCCGGGCAGTTCTGCACGAAGCCGGGGCTGGTGTTTGTGCCGCAGCGGGATGCAGATGAATTTTTGGGCACGTTGCGCGGCGGTGTTGATGCACTGGGCGCGCATGGGATGCTGACGCCGTCGATTGCGGAGCGCTATAACTCCGCGATAACGCGGCGGCGTAGCGCAGGACAGGCGGAATGGGTTGCGGGCTTCGAAGGCGAAGCGGCCGGCGATGGAGCGGCGCGAGGAGCGGCGGTGTTCAGTGTGCCACTCGCGAAGTTTGCGGCGAGTCAGGAGCTCGAGGAAGAGATCTTCGGGCCGACGACACTGCTGGTTCACTACGACCAGACGAGCGATCTCGTCGACGTTGCGAAGCGATTGCACGGACATCTAACCGCGACGATTCACGGTACGGAAGACGATCTGCGCGAGGCGTCGGAGCTGGTGCGCGTCCTGGAGACGAAGGTGGGACGGATACTCTTCAACGGCTATCCGACGGGCGTGGAAGTCTGTCACGCGATGGTGCATGGGGGACCGTTCCCAGCGACTTCGGACAGCCGCACGACATCCGTCGGCACGCGCGCGATCACGCGATTTGCGCGGCCGGTATGCTACCAGGACTTTCCTGATACGGCACTGCCGATGGAGTTGCGACGGGGCAATTCGCTGGGGATTCAGCGCATGGTGAACGGGAAGTCGATACGCGAGTAA
- a CDS encoding YjhG/YagF family D-xylonate dehydratase has product MPEPLPLRDVLENDPSLFADVRTHAKGPEGILPITPEMLLTQPSGNLFGLSQDAGMGWEPARLLDPEFLILSTHGGVRAADGTPIALGFHTGHWEVGLLVAEAAREFRRLHAIPFAGACTDPCDGRTQGTEGMLDSLPYRNDAAMVLRRLMRSLPQRRGVLGIATCDKGLPAMMMAIASGGALPSVLVPGGVTLLPDEGEDAGRVQTIGARFAQGEITEEYAAEMGCRACASPGGGCQFLGTAATSQVVGEALGFSLPHTALAPSGQPIWQEAATRSARALLRLAQLGLGTRDILTDAAIRNAMVVYAAFGGSTNLLLHIPAIAHAASLRRPTRADWESANREVPRLVDALPNGPRNFATVQVFLAGAVPEVMLHLRRAGLLDTSVLTASGDTLAHSLDWWEQSERRRAMKQRLREIDGVDADDVILSPDRARSRGLTSTVCFPVGNLAPEGSVIKSTSIDPSLIDADNSFRHEGPAKVFITEAAAISAIKRGEIAHGDVLVLICSGPLGAGMQEIYQITSALKALPFCKHVAVLTDARFSGVSTGACIGHISPEALAGGPIGRLRDGDWIEIAVDRNALHGRVNLIGEGDERFTADEGVRRLAAREPRPDLAPHPALPADTRLWAALVEASGGVWGGCIYDTDAIVGRLARGAQNSQGKQS; this is encoded by the coding sequence ATGCCTGAGCCGCTGCCTCTGCGGGACGTGCTCGAAAACGACCCGTCGCTTTTCGCCGACGTCCGCACACACGCCAAAGGCCCCGAAGGCATCCTACCCATCACGCCGGAGATGCTTCTCACGCAACCCTCCGGCAATCTCTTCGGGCTCTCGCAGGACGCTGGCATGGGCTGGGAGCCCGCGCGGCTGCTCGATCCGGAATTCCTCATCCTGAGCACTCACGGTGGCGTGCGCGCGGCTGACGGAACGCCCATCGCACTCGGCTTTCACACCGGCCACTGGGAGGTCGGTCTTCTAGTCGCGGAAGCCGCGCGCGAGTTTCGACGACTGCACGCAATACCCTTCGCCGGCGCCTGCACGGACCCCTGCGATGGCCGGACCCAAGGCACCGAGGGCATGCTCGACTCGCTGCCCTACCGCAATGATGCCGCGATGGTTCTTCGCCGACTCATGCGCTCGCTTCCGCAGCGCCGTGGCGTGCTCGGCATCGCCACCTGCGACAAGGGCCTTCCCGCGATGATGATGGCGATTGCTTCCGGCGGCGCACTGCCCAGTGTGCTCGTACCCGGCGGCGTCACGCTGCTGCCCGACGAAGGCGAAGACGCCGGCCGCGTGCAAACCATCGGCGCGCGCTTCGCACAAGGCGAGATCACCGAGGAGTACGCCGCCGAGATGGGTTGCCGCGCCTGCGCGAGCCCAGGCGGCGGCTGCCAGTTTCTCGGCACTGCGGCGACCTCGCAGGTCGTCGGTGAAGCGCTTGGTTTCTCGCTTCCACATACTGCGCTCGCGCCATCGGGCCAACCCATCTGGCAGGAGGCCGCGACACGCTCGGCGCGCGCCTTGCTGCGGCTCGCGCAACTCGGACTTGGCACGCGCGACATCCTGACAGACGCTGCAATCCGCAATGCCATGGTCGTCTACGCAGCGTTTGGCGGGTCGACGAATCTCCTGCTGCACATTCCTGCAATCGCACACGCTGCAAGCTTGCGCCGTCCCACACGCGCCGACTGGGAGTCCGCCAATCGCGAGGTCCCACGCCTGGTCGATGCACTCCCGAACGGCCCGCGCAACTTCGCCACCGTGCAGGTCTTTCTCGCGGGCGCAGTTCCCGAGGTCATGCTGCACTTGCGGCGCGCCGGCCTGCTCGATACCAGCGTCCTCACCGCAAGCGGCGACACGCTCGCGCACTCGCTCGACTGGTGGGAGCAGAGCGAACGCCGCCGCGCAATGAAGCAACGCCTTCGCGAGATCGACGGCGTCGACGCCGACGACGTGATCCTCTCGCCCGACCGCGCACGCTCGCGCGGCCTCACCTCAACCGTCTGCTTTCCTGTTGGGAATCTCGCGCCCGAAGGAAGCGTCATCAAAAGCACGTCCATCGATCCATCGCTCATCGACGCAGACAACTCATTCCGCCACGAAGGCCCCGCGAAGGTCTTCATCACCGAGGCAGCCGCAATCTCCGCCATCAAACGCGGCGAGATTGCCCATGGTGACGTCCTCGTCCTCATCTGCAGCGGCCCGCTTGGCGCAGGAATGCAGGAGATCTACCAGATCACCTCCGCGCTCAAGGCACTGCCATTCTGCAAGCACGTCGCCGTGCTCACCGACGCTCGCTTCAGCGGTGTCTCCACAGGCGCCTGTATCGGTCACATCTCTCCCGAAGCGCTCGCCGGCGGCCCCATAGGCCGCTTGCGCGATGGCGACTGGATCGAAATCGCCGTCGATCGCAACGCGCTGCACGGACGTGTCAATCTCATCGGCGAAGGCGACGAGAGATTTACCGCCGATGAAGGTGTGCGTCGGCTTGCTGCACGTGAACCCCGTCCCGACCTCGCACCACACCCGGCTCTGCCCGCCGACACACGCCTCTGGGCCGCCCTCGTGGAAGCCAGCGGCGGCGTATGGGGAGGATGCATCTATGACACCGACGCCATCGTCGGCCGACTCGCGCGCGGTGCACAAAATTCGCAAGGAAAGCAGTCATGA
- a CDS encoding fumarylacetoacetate hydrolase family protein: MKIYRTTHGLLVEEHGNIHALNASFDDLVRSSHPFSLAQNAFNSPAVAAPNASEILAPIGSQEVWAAGVTYFRSRSARMEESKDAGGGSFYDRVYSAARPELFFKATARRVVGHGASVRIRSDAHWSVPEPELTLLINPRGEIIGYTIGNDMSSRDIEGENPLYLPQAKVYDGSCAIGPCVLLSREPLPKSTSIRIEIIRNGSTAFDGTTTLAELKREPAELANYLFRDNTFPDGAFLMTGTGIVPGDDFTLAHGDLIRISIDGIGTLENRVA; the protein is encoded by the coding sequence ATGAAGATTTACAGAACAACGCATGGCCTTCTCGTTGAAGAACACGGAAACATTCATGCCCTCAACGCGAGCTTCGATGACCTGGTACGCAGCAGTCATCCGTTCTCTCTGGCGCAGAACGCATTCAACTCCCCTGCCGTCGCAGCGCCAAACGCCAGCGAGATCCTCGCGCCCATCGGCTCGCAGGAAGTCTGGGCCGCTGGCGTCACCTACTTCCGCAGCCGCAGCGCTCGCATGGAGGAGTCGAAAGACGCAGGCGGTGGCAGCTTCTACGATCGCGTATACTCCGCTGCTCGTCCGGAGCTCTTTTTCAAAGCCACCGCACGCCGCGTCGTCGGTCATGGCGCCAGCGTTCGCATCCGTTCCGACGCCCACTGGTCCGTTCCCGAACCCGAGCTCACGCTGCTCATCAACCCCCGCGGCGAGATCATCGGCTACACCATCGGCAATGACATGAGCTCGCGCGACATCGAAGGCGAGAACCCGCTCTACTTGCCACAAGCCAAGGTCTATGACGGAAGCTGCGCAATCGGTCCCTGCGTCCTGCTCAGCCGCGAGCCCTTGCCGAAATCCACCAGCATCCGCATAGAAATCATTCGCAACGGCAGCACAGCCTTTGACGGCACAACCACACTCGCCGAACTCAAGCGCGAACCCGCCGAGCTCGCGAATTATCTCTTCCGCGACAACACGTTTCCCGACGGTGCATTCCTTATGACCGGTACGGGCATCGTTCCCGGCGACGACTTCACGCTCGCGCACGGAGATCTCATTCGCATCTCCATCGACGGCATCGGCACGCTCGAAAACCGCGTTGCTTGA
- a CDS encoding EamA family transporter, with the protein MSWLFWAVLSAVFAAATALLAKAGVSHVDPNLATAIRTTVVVVFAWLIAIALGGHHEIATVDRRSWMLLSLSGLATGMSWICYFRALSLGQASKVAPIDKLSVVLVILLAWPILGERLTPAKIAGGLLITAGAVVLALF; encoded by the coding sequence GTGTCGTGGCTCTTCTGGGCGGTTCTTTCGGCGGTGTTTGCGGCGGCGACGGCGCTGCTGGCGAAGGCGGGTGTGTCGCATGTGGACCCGAATTTAGCGACAGCGATTCGAACGACTGTCGTTGTGGTGTTCGCGTGGTTGATTGCGATTGCGCTCGGCGGACATCATGAGATCGCGACGGTGGACAGGCGGAGCTGGATGCTGCTGTCGCTGAGCGGGCTGGCGACAGGGATGTCGTGGATCTGCTACTTCAGGGCGTTGTCGCTGGGCCAGGCGTCGAAGGTTGCTCCGATCGATAAGCTGAGCGTGGTGCTGGTGATTTTGCTGGCGTGGCCGATTTTGGGCGAGAGGCTGACGCCGGCAAAGATCGCGGGCGGGTTGTTGATTACGGCGGGCGCGGTGGTACTGGCGTTGTTTTAG
- a CDS encoding TonB-dependent receptor, whose protein sequence is MTLRGAATLIALALVWRTAFAAPYQPAAEQQLKQLSLAQLGDVEVTTVSKEPEEVWQTPAAIAVITQDDIRHSGATSIPELLRLIPGVNVAREQSDQWAVAVRGFNSQFSKGLLVLIDGRSVYTPLFEGVYWDVQDLVLADIDRIEVIRGPGGTVWGANAVNGVINIITRKARDTQGGFVDVAAGGSVDRFIGQVRWGASPLANLQFRLFAKGFNRGPESNPGGDPYDRWHQARGGLRLDWQPSTKDSFSAQFMAYGGATGNQVAIGQYTPPAQLSVDGQQMVTGGDLMLRWDRQLAGGSSFFVQGYFDRTDRATSQFTETRNTFDADFIYNLATVKRNNIIVGGGLRESPSNITQVVPTVDFQPHQINNYVYSLFAQDAIQLVPNKLTFTAGTKLENNNYSGWGWQPTARLLWTPKQHVTLWGAVSRALRTPGRVDRDVTVIGYFPGYNPPLFAEIAGNPNFKPEVLIGWEYGYRQLLAKRFFVDIAAFHNQHDNIESYGTARLSSPTTPYTHYLLVEPFDNGLRGVSNGVEVAPDWKPVHWLDLRGNYSHLSINLHSKPGFSQASYATTYEGSSPEHQASVQAILSFPHDVELTTDYRFVSALTALQVPRYQTADFNLAYHLREHVTLSANGRNILQPHHQEFTGNNGNAVGIRRNFFGSVDWTW, encoded by the coding sequence TTGACGCTCCGCGGAGCAGCCACTCTGATTGCGCTTGCACTCGTTTGGCGCACGGCCTTCGCGGCGCCATATCAGCCCGCGGCCGAGCAGCAGCTCAAACAACTCTCGCTCGCACAGCTTGGAGACGTCGAAGTCACGACGGTCTCAAAGGAGCCTGAAGAGGTCTGGCAGACGCCGGCTGCCATCGCCGTCATCACCCAGGACGACATTCGCCACTCCGGCGCAACCAGCATCCCTGAGCTTCTGCGGCTTATTCCCGGTGTCAACGTCGCGCGTGAGCAGAGCGATCAGTGGGCAGTCGCGGTTCGCGGCTTCAACAGCCAGTTCTCCAAGGGTCTCCTCGTTCTCATCGATGGCCGCAGCGTCTACACGCCGCTGTTTGAAGGCGTCTACTGGGACGTGCAGGATCTCGTGCTCGCGGACATCGATCGCATTGAAGTCATCCGCGGGCCAGGCGGCACAGTCTGGGGAGCCAACGCCGTGAACGGCGTCATCAACATCATCACCAGGAAGGCTCGCGATACCCAGGGCGGATTTGTAGATGTCGCCGCCGGTGGCTCCGTGGATCGCTTCATCGGCCAGGTTCGCTGGGGCGCTAGTCCGCTGGCCAATCTGCAGTTCCGCCTCTTCGCCAAGGGATTCAATCGCGGCCCCGAGTCCAACCCCGGTGGCGACCCATACGACCGCTGGCACCAGGCCCGTGGCGGCCTCCGCCTCGATTGGCAGCCCAGCACAAAAGATAGCTTCAGCGCGCAGTTCATGGCCTACGGCGGCGCCACCGGCAACCAGGTCGCAATCGGGCAGTACACTCCTCCCGCGCAGCTCAGCGTCGATGGCCAACAGATGGTCACCGGCGGAGATCTCATGCTGCGTTGGGACCGTCAGCTCGCCGGCGGCTCCAGCTTCTTCGTCCAGGGCTACTTCGACCGCACCGATCGCGCGACCTCGCAGTTCACGGAGACCCGCAATACCTTCGACGCCGACTTCATCTACAACCTCGCCACTGTAAAGAGGAACAACATCATCGTCGGCGGTGGCCTGCGCGAAAGCCCCAGCAACATCACGCAGGTCGTTCCCACGGTGGACTTCCAGCCGCACCAGATCAACAACTACGTCTACAGCCTCTTCGCTCAGGACGCGATCCAGCTTGTCCCCAATAAGCTCACCTTCACAGCGGGCACGAAGCTCGAGAACAACAATTACAGCGGCTGGGGATGGCAGCCCACGGCTCGCCTCCTGTGGACGCCAAAGCAGCACGTTACGTTATGGGGCGCGGTCTCACGCGCTCTGCGCACGCCGGGACGAGTCGACCGCGACGTCACCGTCATTGGCTACTTCCCCGGATATAATCCGCCGCTCTTTGCCGAGATCGCCGGCAATCCGAACTTCAAACCTGAGGTCCTCATCGGTTGGGAATACGGCTACCGGCAGCTCCTCGCTAAGCGGTTCTTCGTCGACATCGCAGCTTTCCACAATCAGCACGACAACATCGAAAGCTACGGGACGGCTCGTCTAAGCTCTCCCACGACGCCATATACTCACTATCTCCTGGTCGAGCCGTTCGATAACGGACTTCGCGGTGTCTCGAACGGTGTCGAAGTCGCGCCCGACTGGAAGCCCGTCCATTGGCTCGATCTGCGCGGTAACTACTCTCACCTCAGCATCAACCTGCACTCCAAACCCGGATTCAGCCAGGCCAGCTACGCCACCACCTACGAGGGCTCCAGTCCCGAGCATCAGGCCTCTGTCCAGGCCATCCTCTCGTTCCCGCATGATGTCGAGCTCACCACTGACTACCGCTTCGTCAGCGCACTTACCGCACTGCAGGTGCCACGCTATCAGACCGCTGATTTCAACCTCGCGTATCACCTCAGGGAGCACGTCACGCTTTCGGCGAACGGCCGCAACATTCTCCAGCCCCATCATCAGGAGTTCACCGGCAACAACGGAAACGCCGTCGGGATCCGGCGCAACTTCTTCGGTTCCGTCGACTGGACGTGGTAA